The following coding sequences lie in one Pan paniscus chromosome X, NHGRI_mPanPan1-v2.0_pri, whole genome shotgun sequence genomic window:
- the LOC129395270 gene encoding nuclear RNA export factor 2, which produces MCSTLKKCGTYRTEECHDHGSTFQGRKKGGSSFRDNFDKRNCHYEHGGYERPPSHCQENDGSVEMRDVHKDQQLRHTPYSIRCQRRTNWHSEDEIRITTWRNRKPPERKMSQNTQDGYTRNWFKVTIPYGIKYDKAWLINSIQSHCGDPFTPVDFHYVQNRACFFVQDASAASALKDVSYKICDDENQKICIFVNHSTAPYSVKNKLKPGQMEMLKLTMNKRYNVSQQALDLQNLRFDPDLMGRDIDIILNRRNCMAATLKIIERNFPELLSLNLCNNKLYQLDGLSDITEKAPKVKILNLSKNKLESAWELGKVKGLKLEELWLEGNPLCSTFSDQSAYVSAIRDCFPKLLRLDGRELPAPVIVDIDSSETMKPCKENFTGSETLKHLVLQFLQQYYSIYDSGDRQGLLGAYHDEACFSLAVPFDPKDSVPNSLCKYFKDSRNMKTLKNPYLKGELLRRTKRDIVDSLSALPKTQHDLSSILVDVWCQTERMLCFSVNGVFKEVEGQSQGSVLAFTRTFIATPGSSSSLCIVNDELFVRDASPQETQSAFSIPVSTLSSSSEPSLSQEQQEMVQAFSAQSGMKLEWSQKCLQDNEWNYTRAGQAFTMLQTEGKIPAEAFKQIS; this is translated from the exons AATGCCATGACCATGGTAGCACTtttcaaggaagaaagaaaggtgggAGTTCTTTCCGGGATAATTTTGACAAGAGGAACTGTCATTATGAACATGGTGGGTATGAGCGCCCGCCTTCACACTGCCAGGAGAATGATGGAAGCGTGGAGATGAGGGATGTCCACAAGGACCAACAACTAAGACA CACTCCTTATAGCATCCGATGCCAAAGAAGAACGAACTGGCATAGTGAAGACGAAATCCGTATTACCACgtggagaaatagaaaacctcCGGAGAGAAAAATGAGTCAGAACACACAGGATGGATACACAAGGAACTGGTTTAAGGTCACA ATTCCTTACGGGATAAAGTATGACAAGGCATGGCTAATAAATTCAATCCAGAGCCATTGCGGTGACCCCTTCACTCCGGTTGAT TTCCACTACGTCCAAAATCGGGCATGCTTCTTTGTCCAGGATGCTAGCGCTGCCTCTGCATTGAAGGATGTCAGTTATAAGATTTGTGATGACGAGAACCAAAAG ATATGTATATTTGTCAATCATTCTACTGCGCCCTACTCTGTGAAGAATAAGTTGAAGCCAGGCCAAATGGAGATGCTAAAG CTGACCATGAACAAACGGTACAATGTCTCCCAGCAAGCTCTTGATCTCCAGAATCTCCGCTTTGACCCAG ACTTGATGGGCCGTGACATTGATATAATCCTGAATCGAAGAAACTGCATGGCTGCCACCCTGAAGATCATTGAAAGAAATTTCCCTGAG CTGTTGTCTTTGAACTTGTGCAACAACAAACTGTACCAGCTGGATGGCCTTTCTGACATTACAGAGAAGGCTCCCAAAGTCAAGATCCTGAATCTCTCCAAAAATAAG CTGGAGTCGGCGTGGGAGTTGGGCAAGGTGAAAGGGCTGAAGCTCGAAGAGCTATGGCTAGAAGGGAACCCGTTGTGCAGCACCTTCTCGGACCAGTCCGCCTATGTAAG TGCCATCCGGGATTGTTTCCCCAAGTTGTTACGCCTG gACGGCCGAGAGTTACCCGCACCAGTGATTGTTGACATTGACAGCTCTGAGACAATGAAACCCTGCAAG GAAAACTTTACTGGGTCTGAGACCCTAAAGCATTTAGTCCTGCAATTCCTGCAGCA GTATTACTCAATCTATGACTCTGGAGATCGACAGGGTCTCCTCGGTGCTTACCACGATGAGGCCTGCTTCTCCTTGGCTGTTCCCTTCGACCCCAAGGACTCAGTCCC GAACAGCTTGTGCAAGTACTTCAAGGATAGCAGGAATATGAAAACACTCAAGAACCCCT ACCTGAAGGGGGAACTGCTGAGGCGCACAAAACGTGACATTGTGGACTCCCTCAGTGCGTTGCCCAAAACTCAGCATGACCTCAGCTCCATCCTGGTGGACGTGTGGTGCCAGACG GAGAGGATGCTCTGCTTTTCTGTCAATGGGGTTTTCAAGGAAG TGGAAGGACAGTCTCAGGGTTCTGTTCTCGCCTTCACCCGGACCTTCATTGCTACCCCTGGCAGCAGTTCCAG tCTGTGCATCGTGAATGACGAGCTGTTTGTGAGGGATGCCAGCCCCCAAGAGACTCAGAGTGCCTTCTCCATCCCAGTGTCCACACTCTCCTCCAGCTCTGAGCCCTCCCTCTCCCAGGAGCAGCAGGAAATGGTGCAGGCTTTCTCTGCCCAGTCTGGGATGAAACTGGAGTGGTCTCAGAA GTGCCTTCAGGACAATGAGTGGAACTACACTAGAGCTGGCCAGGCCTTCACTATGCTCCAG ACCGAGGGCAAGATCCCCGCGGAGGCCTTCAAGCAAATCTCCTAA